The Ananas comosus cultivar F153 linkage group 7, ASM154086v1, whole genome shotgun sequence genome has a window encoding:
- the LOC109712970 gene encoding probable inactive purple acid phosphatase 2, whose product MASTQVLFLIFFVSFLSPSPSLSSHVSLSVSPKTLTRSNRTVRIQWSGVDSPSDLDWLGIYSPPNSPDKEFIGYVFLNSSRDWQSGSGYVDLPLVDLRSNYVFRVFRWTRNEVSDRHHDHDGNPLPGTKHRLAASEEVGFGKVLGPDQIHLSITDREDEMRVMFVTVDGAESFVSYGLDMEKLDRMAKTDVRRYERKDMCDYPANATIGWRDPGFTHDGVMSNLEKGKRYYYTVGSDSGGWSAIRSFISRDNNSNETIAFLFGDMGTYVPYSTFYRTQDESKSTVKWILRDIEALGDKPAFISHIGDISYARGYAWIWDEFFNQIEPIASAVPYHVCIGNHEYDWPAQPWRPWWSLYGVYGKDGGGECGVPYSVRFQMPGNSSFPTGTGSPHTQNLYYSFDFGVVHFLYISTETNFLQGSDQYNFIKSDLESVDRNKTPFIVVQGHRPMYTTSNEVRDAPLREKMLESLEPLLVDNNVTLALWGHVHRYERFCPVKKFTCVHTNSSFTAGGAPVHVVIGMAGQDWQPIWEPRSDHPDVPIFPQPERSMYRGGEFGYTRLVATREKLTLTYIGNHDGQMHDMVEIFSGQVLNINITSGGGGDSGQKVVVKTIFPWYVKGASLILGAVLLGYVLGFVTRWRRDSRQSASWMPVKSEES is encoded by the exons ATGGCGTCGACCCAAGTCCTCTTCCTTATCTTCTtcgtctccttcctctccccctccccctccctctcctcccacGTCTCCCTCTCGGTCTCCCCCAAAACCCTCACCCGATCGAACCGCACCGTGCGGATCCAATGGTCGGGGGTAGACTCCCCCTCCGATCTCGATTGGCTCGGGATCTACTCACCCCCGAACTCCCCCGACAAGGAGTTCATTGGCTACGTCTTCCTCAATTCCTCGCGCGATTGGCAATCCGGATCGGGGTACGTTGATCTCCCCTTGGTGGATCTCCGATCCAACTACGTGTTCCGGGTGTTTCGATGGACCAGGAACGAGGTGAGCGACCGCCACCACGACCACGACGGGAACCCACTTCCGGGGACGAAGCATCGTCTCGCGGCGTCGGAGGAGGTGGGGTTCGGGAAGGTTCTAGGGCCCGATCAGATCCACCTGTCGATCACGGATCGGGAGGATGAGATGCGGGTGATGTTTGTCACCGTGGATGGGGCGGAGAGCTTCGTGAGCTACGGATTGGATATGGAGAAGCTCGATCGGATGGCGAAAACGGACGTGAGGAGGTATGAGAGGAAGGATATGTGTGATTACCCCGCGAACGCGACCATCGGGTGGAGGGATCCAGGGTTTACACACGATGGGGTGATGAGTAATTTGGAGAAGGGAAAGAGGTATTATTACACG GTTGGTAGTGATTCGGGAGGCTGGAGCGCAATCCGCAGCTTTATATCACGTGACAATAATTCAAACGAGACCATCGCCTTTCTATTTGGGGACATGGGTACTTATGTCCCGTACTCAACCTTCTACCGCACCCAAGATGAGAGCAAGTCAACTGTGAAGTGGATCCTCCGCGACATTGAAGCCTTAGGAGATAAACCTGCCTTCATTTCCCACATAGGCGACATCAGCTATGCCAGGGGATATGCGTGGATATGGGACGAGTTCTTTAACCAGATCGAGCCCATTGCTTCTGCCGTACCGTACCATGTCTGCATCGGAAACCACGAGTATGACTGGCCGGCACAGCCTTGGAGGCCTTGGTGGTCTTTATATGGTGTTTATGGAAAGGATGGTGGAGGTGAATGTGGGGTACCTTATAGTGTCAGATTCCAAATGCCTGGGAACTCTTCTTTCCCCACAGGAACAGGATCCCCGCACACGCAGAACCTCTATTATTCATTTGATTTTGGTGTTGTTCATTTCCTTTACATATCGACAGAGACCAATTTCCTCCAGGGAAGCGATCAGTATAACTTCATCAAATCTGATCTCGAGAGTGTAGATAGAAACAAGACACCTTTTATTGTCGTTCAAGGCCACCGACCAATGTACACAACAAGTAATGAAGTGAGGGATGCTCCACTGAGAGAGAAAATGCTTGAGAGTTTGGAACCCTTATTAGTGGATAACAATGTAACCCTGGCTTTGTGGGGCCATGTCCATAGGTACGAGAGGTTCTGCCCCGTGAAGAAATTCACCTGTGTTCACACAAACTCAAGCTTTACAGCTGGGGGTGCGCCAGTCCATGTGGTGATCGGAATGGCCGGTCAGGACTGGCAGCCGATATGGGAGCCAAGATCTGACCACCCAGATGTGCCAATTTTCCCCCAGCCGGAGAGGTCAATGTACCGTGGGGGAGAGTTTGGGTACACGAGGCTTGTTGCCACGAGGGAGAAGCTAACGCTTACATATATTGGGAACCATGATGGGCAAATGCATGATATGGTGGAGATCTTTTCTGGTCAAGTCTTGAATATTAATATTACGAGTGGCGGCGGTGGCGACAGTGGTCAGAAGGTGGTCGTTAAGACTATATTCCCGTGGTATGTGAAAGGCGCAAGCCTTATACTTGGTGCGGTCTTACTGGGTTACGTTCTTGGGTTTGTGACACGTTGGAGGCGGGACTCCAGGCAGAGTGCTTCGTGGATGCCCGTGAAGAGTGAGGAATCGTAG
- the LOC109712974 gene encoding inactive protein FON2 SPARE1-like, translated as MITEHIQKTMKKKKSSSAASILWPLLLATLLLPPPSRARLLEPTSDAAALAHLCRAHRAHWAHHHHHHHRLAVHHPPPSWCFQFLQTQLHPPPPPPPPPPSGEEIDPRYGMVKRLVPTGPNPLHN; from the coding sequence ATGATCACCGAGCATATTCAGAAAacaatgaagaagaagaagagctctTCCGCCGCCTCCATCCTCTGGCCTCTCCTCTTGGCCACCCTTCTCCTCCCACCGCCCTCTCGGGCCCGGCTTCTTGAGCCCACCTCCGACGCGGCCGCCTTGGCCCATCTCTGCCGTGCCCATCGGGCCCACTGggcccaccaccaccaccaccaccaccgccttGCGGTGCATCATCCGCCGCCTTCTTGGTGCTTCCAATTCCTGCAAACACAGCTTcacccaccgccgccgccgccgccgccgccgccgagcggAGAAGAGATCGACCCAAGGTATGGCATGGTGAAGCGGCTCGTGCCCACCGGGCCCAACCCTCTTCACAACTGA